The DNA sequence ATGCCCAAAAAGCGAAGTACCAGATTATAATTCATGTATTATATAgacttgaaataataataataataatactaacaCAACTACTTCTTGATGATTGATTCCACAGAACACAGATCATAAAGGACAATGCAGACCACAAGAATCACACATGAAACAATCATCACTGTTTCTAATTTatcaaagaatatatataaaactattaaGGAGAAAGTAAGTCATATTGATTTAGATGACATTACAACATTTTTGTAGATTTAACAACAGATACAAATAGAACATATGAATCCAAGTGGAAACAAATTTTTGGCATTAAAACACTCACTGAGCTTCCAAAAGCCTCGCTCGAACTAAATCGGGATTCACCGAGTTGTTTATACTGTAAGACACACAACACAAATGTTAGCTTTGCAAAGTAAACTGATTATCGAGCCTACACGGAAACATCATTAGAAACACTGAATCATTGAACATATGAGATGATATTGGTAGAATGGGAATAGTAAACTTTGCAAGCACATTATCGGTTGTCTTGGAGAAATGTCAGGCCAAGAATTTTCATAGTATTACTCTTGATTATGCAAGACAGAAATAACGGTCATAATGTTAAATACGAATTCTCATTTGGGCTTTTGTAAAATACTTGCCTGTAAAGAAAATCTCCTGTGGTTTCAGTTTTCTTGCTAATCCAATCTGGAACCAATTCTTCTAACAATCTCAGTTGCTCTTCTACTTCACCTAAAATTGCAGAAGCAAAATGTGAATGTAAACAATTGATACAGAATTAACCAAAACAAGAATAACATGCACAAGGAGGAGCTGATCAGGATTATATAATTTTACGTGAATCCTCAATCTCGAGGTCAATTGTGATTATCTTGTGGATGAGCTCCTTCTTAGTGATAAAAGAACAATTGACTGATCTAAATATGAGTTTGATCATATTGAAGAGATTTGGCAAACAAGCCAACGTTTCTTGGCGCTTCTCAGACCCTGTCTGCCTCATCTGTTGATCCTTGATTTCACTATCACAAACCTGGAAATCCAGacattaagttaattatttgaaaGGAAAGAgcaaaaaagatatataactaTTACACCGTAAGCAAATCACTGCCCCGCTTATTGCCAATTCATaccatcaagaaaaaaattgccCCCTTGATGTTGTGAAGGGCAAGAGGAAAGTTCATAACAGAGACGTGACAGAACAATTATTAAGTTAGAAGATGGCCCTAAAGTAGAAATTTCACAAATTTGATCAGCAAGTgttccaaaatgaaaatttttcttgaataagaTGAAGTTATAACTCTAACCCTGCATAGGTGCCACAGAGTTTTCTGATTCCCAAAGAACCATTATTGTATGAACAGGAATCTGtttgaaaatccaaatatcTTATTAGCTAAGTCATACACTGCCCGGACTATACAACAATTGTTCTCATAAACTAACATCCTTTGATCAATAATACAATTTGGTAAAGAAGCAGGAAAGTGATCAATTAAGAGGAAACCACTGCATTTCTAATCAAGTCTGGAATGAGGATTTTTGCGATCACTCACCAAATAGTTTGGACAATATTTATTAAGTGTTCGCCAcacaaatgaaaacaaatcaCTAGAAGGCACATACTGTATGCATTTGGGTTGTGGGAGATTGGCTAATTACCTCATCAGTTAGACATCTTTTAGCAGTTGTCTTTTCACAAAAAGATTTGACTCTACCATCCTGTTCACCTGACTGAACTAAGTATGACACATCCCCATCAGTATTTGCTGGTGAATAGATTAGTGACCTACGAACTGAACCAGAAACCTTAGCTTCAGTTACAAAGCCTCCTCCCTCAATAACCGGCTTCTCATTTGGAGTAAGCAAAGCTCTTTTAGGTGTCTGCAGTGCAGGAGTCTCCACCCTCAACTCATCTGAGTTAATAAAAGATTTTGTAGGAGTGCCCTCAGAAAATTTGGAACCAGTCAACTGATTTGGAATGCATATCATGTGAGAAGAATTGATGGTGGAAACAAAAGTTATATTATCCTTCTTCTGTGGACTTCTGCTGAATGCAGCAGTCTCATCATCAGGCTTAATAGAGTCCAATGAATCAGGGTTAGCAAGTTGCTGAGTTTTGAGTGTTTCTGGGATGACAACTTTGCCAGAGAACTGCTTATGgaatgatgaaagaataaaagatgTACTTGACACAGAATCAACGTTGCCAAAACTTTGCAAAGGTGGTACTGTTGCTGATCTCTCAGTCAATTTGTTTATGAGAGTGGTATCTTTTCTTTGGTCAAATGGGTCTGGAAGAATGGCCTCTGGAACATCAGCAACCTGTTGGCATAAATCTTGGttgtcataaataaatattcaattgTGACATGCATGCTAAAGAGGCACACCAACAGATTGCCATGAAAACCATTACGCAGATACGGCAATAATAACCAAGTGCAATCTAACCAACAAAAACCTAGTGATTCACATGGATCTTCCTTAATTTCTCTgattccaaaatttttttataagaataatatgataaaaaaggTATGagacataaaagaaataaaagaaagataataCAAAAACAGTGAAAAGTTGAGCTTTAACAAAGTCAAACTTAGGCCTAGGAAATCACTGCTCCAGTCTGTTCAATTCAATTTGACTCTGCACAAGTTTGAGCCAAAACCAGAAGACCCAATTTTTGCTAGGTCTATTAGCAACCTGAATTTGAGCTACTCACTCAAATCAGAGATCACAGCCCACAACAATAACATTCAAATGAcatatttagttttctttactgcTGAAGCACCAGATATACAACTGACAAACTAACAACCCTGAGACCAACAAAATGTGCGTTTTACAAGAATATGGTTGCGGCAAAGGATGCTTTGATCATATCTTGTGTTTGGCATGGTTGCTAagtaaactaataaaataagcAAGAAATTTAGTCTTTTTGAAACAACAGATCAAGGAGTTCCAGGCAGAAGAAATCACTTACATCAAGACAGTATTACATCAACCGAATTCAATCCACCATAACTGGCTTTCAAGGTTGTGAATAGTAATCTTCTTGCACCATTCAGATGAAAAACTTTTCATGTGTGAGGTCTACATCACCTCATGTACTTAAAAtctatttattacaaaatttaaatattttttgctcACAATCAGTCACTTCGTTGGGCATAAGCAAAGAAAGTCCAAAAGATATGGTTTCTTAAAAGAAATTTCAGAGAATTATATGATGATTCATAATGTTAGCTGTAGATGGCCACCTACATTTCTTATAGTCTTGAAGCTAAAGATAAATTAGGAAAGACTATTTCAGGTTACTGGGTCAAGTGGAAAGAGTTACTGAAAAACATAGCAGAAAGAAAAAGATACTGAGTACTATAACCAGCTAAATGCTGTGGTCTCCACCTCAAACGCAATATGGCAAGACTAAAAGAAAACTAATATTAAACGCCAAATGACAAGAAACTAATCACCCAAAAGCATTGAGAAAACCTAGGCTAGTGAACACTTGAAAAGGTTCTATTTGCTATAAGGTTTTCAAATGTAGCAAATAACAAAGTTTCAAAAGCAGTGTAGGATATAATACAATATTAACCATgtaggaaaaaagaaaagaaaagtagtCCTAGATGTGACAAAACATAATGAGAAGGGGTTCCTAACAATCAGCATACATCGCAAATGGCTATTTTCTTTCTTCCCATCCATAGGATGTTatctaataacaaaaataatttagatcATTTTCAATTGGTAAGCGCAATACATAAATGCATGTGTCATCAGAATATGCAAGAAActctaaacaaataataatccATTTTTATTCCTTTAGCTCACCTCGCAGAATGTTTCACATTATGGCATGCAACCTCAAAATATAAAGTGAAATTTAGCAATGCTCCATAGCACATGTCTATGATCAGAACCTAACACTAAAATCCATATACACTTGGGCCCCCGGTACTGTTTGGCATAGGCTTGTATATTTTCCTCAAGCAATACAGTATCTTGCCCTCTATTTATGAGGACACTTCTAATGCGGCATCAATGacattttcattaaattttcataattcaaTCCATTTTGGCAATTATTGACAGAAATAGCATATAACGTTCTAATTACCATCAGAGCTGACTTCAAGGCCAAACTTTAGTTGCGGAACTTAATAAATAGCATGAAGCGaagatggaaaataaataaataaaataagagtcAGATCACGAGTATGAAATGAAGTATGGAGAACAATACCTCTGGTTGAGCATTAAAAAAGTCCTTGAGCTTTGAATTAAAGGCTTCAGATAAAGCAGCAAATGCAGATTTGGCAGGATCAGAAGGACAGTCCACAATATGTAAAAGCAGAGTGATCTTCAAGTCCTGCTTCATGCACAAACTTGAAACTTCATGGACAAGTACCTTCTCCATCTGAATCGCCTCaggaaataaatatttcatctgTGCAAGATGATTGCTTAAGAACTTCCtgtgaaaagaaagaaaactcaTCCTTCATTTGACAATCATATTTCTTCAGGTGAGTGCAACTCACAATTCATGGTACCTTTTTGTCAGTATCTCCACTTGAGTGGAAATATTTTGGAAGGTCGTTGCCATTTTGCATAAGTTAAGCAGTCTTATAGAACATACCATTCCATTAAAAAGGTCAGCCAGTGTTTTGCACCTGAAGTGAAAAGAAAGGTCTTATACTAGTTTTAGCAGCTAAAATGcatataagaaaaaagaaaacctcATGTCATGTTACACACTTCTCTGGAATATCAACAGCTTCATGTACTGGTGATCTTCTCTCACCACACATATATCTCTCAGAATATTCTGAGATGGCAGGACCTTTGGTGCTATCATCTGCATAATCTGTAGTAGTTGGTTCAATGATATGATCATGACTCTGAAAATTTTCAGATAAATGCTTCATCCTCGAAGAATAACCGATTTCCTTTCCCTTGATCCTCCACTCAGGTTTTTCTGGCGTTTGAGATACCAAGGTTTTTTCTGACTTGTCATTTTCATCAATTCCCATGATCTTTGTAGCTGTTGGTCCAGTGTCATTCTTTTTTGCCTCGCCAGTATGTGCTTTTTTACACCTGAACTTGATTGAAGTTTGTGTGGATTGCTCAGTTCTATCATTCTCCATGTTACTGAAAAACTGGCATGGAAaaggttggaaaaaaaaattcattcaaaatttgtgacataaatataaaaatagtttctGTAGATGTAATACACAACATGTATGGAAGCTTGTTAATGTTGCATACTCAAGAAATGCACTTTCATAATAAGTGATGCAGTCTAACAAATCAAAGCACTTAGGGTTCTCGGGACAGACTATTCCAGTCACAGAACTGTTAAACACCCACATACGTCATCATTTTTAACactataaagaaaacaagtttTACCTGGCTCATACTCATATGCAGCTCTTAATTGAATAACCCAAAAATCTAAAACTGCATCActcgaaaataaaaaatttaggcTACTCACTGGATCATGCTCCTAGTTTTACTGATTCCAATAAAATCCTATATCAAGAAACATCAGCTATCTAGGTTCTCATACTATCCAAGAATAAGTTAAATTTCCACAAGTACTATTTCTCAAGACTCCAGATCCACAAAATCTGTCAATAAATGAATTATACTTCCTTCTGATCACTAATTTATCAGTGAACCATGACTCAATGGTCATATATATAAGttgcaaaaaagaaaactaataattaaaatgaaatttggttaaaaaaattctttttaaagcTGACAAGAAGAGAACTTCTAATTTAGACAACAATGCTTAGAAGCTTATTGTTGCGATACAAAAAATTCTTAGCAAAGaaagagcaagaaaacaagcatCAACAGCTCAAAAACATGTCTTGTAGCCAGTGATTTCTACCACAAATCAAGCtatcaatataaaatttcaagattTACTGTTGGAAATCCAAGCTTCCTAGGTCGATCCTTGAAATCAAGATCGCTCAAGACCAAGAGTTCCAAAATGAACCAGAGAACTCAAAAACTACTcaaattcaaggaaaaaaaaatgggaaatccACTGGCGTAAACATCGAAAAAGCACTTATAGATACTGGCATTGAATGCAATACGAAAATTCAGAGAGATTTGATAGGAGACGAGAAAGCAAACCTGAAATCCTGATCGGATTTAGGGTTAGGGCATCGACGTCGAGAAACGTTAGAGCTGAGATTGAATCGGAGGGAATTGTAGATATGAAAGGTCAATATGGAAAAGACGAAATTGTCCTCCTAATCTGAGGGATTTTTGTCCGcttcattatttataaatttttttttggtttaatgtcaaattatcaattataaaattttaaatatataattaaattttaattaaactgAAGAAATTAACCGAACAGAATTTTTAACTAGAAATTtgcacatacatacatacatacatatatatatatatatatatatatcaatcatatatatttttttatatatggtttttaacaaatagacaataaaaagagaaaataagagCATGCACAGACAAGAAAAGAAACTCATGAGGACCCAAATGTTAATTGACTTTGTTgtaagaatttatttatttaaatatatatatatatatattatatattaataaattgaaTTCATCTAagatttacaataaaaaaaaatatttaccgAGATAGTATAGAACAAAATTTGAAAGTACAAGGGGCAATacgtaaaaaaaattattaaacgaagtttttcataaaaaatagggAATAATAAGTAATTAAAAACTTTCAAGGGAGTGATAAGTAAAACTTCATGTTGCTGATCTCGAGGAAATTTGGACATGATCGGACCGTTGTTTTCGCCAAAAACCCCAGAAAGAGTTCCTTTCTCCAACCCAGTCAATCTCCATTCGAACAATCCCTTCTTCGGATGATTGCTTGAAAAGAATCGATTGCTCGATTTTCTCGATGTAAGCATTCAAATGCATTCATGCTCTTCGTGTTTCTGGtatcaaaattttagttttggtCGATCCTGGTGTTGTTTTGTGttctaattgtttgtttttgttagggttttggtttggaTGAACATTTTGAAGTGATTTGATTGCATTGGTGCTTGTTCTTCTGATTTTAggttattcttgtttttctgatttgattgtatttatatttcttgtaattgtttctttttttctgattttgttGACCCTAATTGATTTGGATgaacattttgtttgtttttgttaggGTTTCGGTTTCTGATTTGAGTCACTCTTGGTGTTTGTTTTTCTGATTTGGTTGACCCTTATTGATTTCGTCTCGTCTACTGGAAATATAGCGTTCTTGTAGGTTGAAATTTCGATCAAagatttctcttttgtttgcttCTCTTTCGATCCATTTCAGCATCTTGTTGGAATGCCTGCCATTGTGATCATACGCTCTGCAATTCTTCTTGCGTCTTTGACTGATTTCTTGGAAAagcattaaaatttttgttttgattttgattgttgGTTTGTTGCCTGtgttgctttattttatttcaaatgaaAGAATATTACAAGAGGTATTGATGAAACGCATTCATCTCTTGCAGGCGACAAATGCGTTATTAGAAGTAATAATGGGTATGTCGGAGGATTTAACATGTGCTGGAAGTGCAGGACTCGAAGATGCTCAGTGGCTCTCATCACTCTCTGAGCCTGAGCTCGTAAGtcttatattttaaacaatgTCGCTTTGCCTGTAGTTTGGTCTATATGTCACTCGATTTGTGGTTTTGGGGAACTCGGTTTCCTTTTGACGCTTTCATCTTACATTGAAGTTGAGGGTTCAGTCATTCTCCACACTATATAGCAACCATTTGAATGTGGTCTCTTACAAGAGAATCTGTTTTCATGTTCTGCAGGATCTGTTGGTATGCTTGAAAGAACTGGTAATCAAACGTGCAAAACATGCAGGAATCAAGGACCTAGGTGAAAGATTTGATTTGAGGATGCTTCGGGTTCTTGGTATGCTTGGTTCATTATTACCTGCTTGATGCATTCATTTGTTTTAAATGAAACTGTAATATGTTACATATGTTAGCCTTTATactgtgtgtatatatttataggATGATGAATCGGGAGAGTTGCTATGCTTCATGAATCAGCATTTGACTGATGAACTAagctttttatatttctttaataatatattttgatgatatgaCAGATGAGAAATTGTTATAATGTGTTGCATCATTATAGAATATGTCAGACAATGATAATGTTGTATGATTTTGAGAAAGTTTCTGGTAAAGTTCATCAAACACTTGGCAATGATGTTCATCAAATGTCAAGCAAAACAAGTTACGCCATACTTTTAAAGCGACCTATGTTAATAACCAGAACAGCTGTGTGAAGAACAGCTTATCTTTACTGATAAATTAagttataagtaatataaaaagtTTCGATAAACTCTTGATTTGCATAACAATCATGCTGAAGCCTATGTTGATAAAAGTTATTTCTGCAAGGATGACATGTTTGGCTATAATTGCAAAATGCAATATTGATCTGTTTCTTACCCATTTCAACAGGGAGTATCTTAGTCGAATATCTTAAAGAGCGCACACAAAGTATGTCGGAGTTGCCAAATATTTTGACACTGTTAAGTCATTGTGGCTTGGCTAATCTGGACAATAAGAAAATTGGCTCTGTGGCGTGTTCTGAAGATAACAATCTTGCTTGTGCAACTCCAAGACGGAAACGAATGTGGGAAGGGTAAGCAGTCTGTAGATAGTTAATACCATTGGAAATTAGATATATGAACAACTGTTTTTGTGAGTTCAAGATCATCTTCCTTCCATCTCCCCTTTTTCCCTATAAATGCGCTTTTTGACTAATTCTTTTAGCCTTCTCCATTTGAACACACTTCAATTGATAAACCAAATCCTTTTTTTTGGCCATGTATGTAGATTGTCAGATCTTATTCTCTCCATTTTCTTCTTGGTGTTGTTTGAATTAAGCGATGATAAATGCAGTGAAACTCCAATTAATTTGATTATCACCTTTTTGTTTCTATGAAGTATTTTCAAAACAAGAAATATGGCTGTCTGATTTTTCATGCACTTCCTTATGCTGATAACTGATAAGTGAAGAACTTATGTATGAACAATGACAAGCTGTCAAGGGGGCAAGGTTTAAAGCCACTAATGGCCCCTAAACTAGATAAACCCATGCATTTTGGCCTTTTTAAGCTGGCATGGCAGATGATTTGTCAGACAATTGTCACATTATCCTGAGTCTACATGAGCCAATGGGGCAAAAACCTACAAGTTATGTTTTTACTTGATGGTTAAAATGAAATGTTCTCTTTCAAGATTTCTGTTATACTTTCTTGGGATCTCTTATATGACTAACATTACATTTTTACATTAATGTCCAGGTTATCTGACAATCAACCTTCTAgtagcaagaaaagaaaaacagccCTTTGACATGTCATGTTACCATTTTGGGCAAACGGAAGAAACCCTGGCCAGTCTTTTTCTTCATGAGGTCATTTGTTTTCAATCCAACAGCAAGCTGACAAACAGGGAATGATTCAAGATTTACATTGGTTTTATATCACACTTTTTGAGCATTTTGGTATATAGTATTTCTGacaaatttttttgtgtctAAATTCTATAAATTTTGTAGCATAAGTTGGTAGGTGTTTTAGAATTGAATGCTTCATTGAATGAAAGTATATGTCTTGGTGTGCCATTGGATCTGGACATCTCTACAGTATCAGAAGGCTAAAATAGTGAATAATTTGGGTTTTTTCTGGATCTATCATCACTTTCTTGGCAGATGGTCAATCATTTTTTATGCATTAATTGTGCATTGCTGAAGaatattatttttggtttgGAGGAATCAATGAGAAGCATGttgatgttattattttgtttaatagagatatttttctcatgatttttggTCCATGggttttgtgttttcttttttatttatttatttatttatttgtttgtttgacaatttgtgttttccttttgtttcaAAGAAGATGGAGTTTTTAattgtgaaaataaatattaacaaaaaatgtGGTGAAAGGTGGTATGTGTGAAGTCAAAGTCAACATCTAGGGTTGTCAATTTTCCTTGACCTGACGGGAACCTTATTCTTTGTTTTGCTAGGGTAGGGGGTAAAATTTGGGAGAACAGGGTTGGGGCCAGAGTGGGGATTTAAATCTCATCGGGTTATAGGGTTTGGGTTTGTCgttgaagatatgattttaatattatatatatatataatattagaaaattatttatttaaaaaaatattattgaaaagtaatatgtttttgagaaaaaaaaaatgatatgggGAATTTTCAAATTAGGGTAATCCCCGGAGGGGTTAGGGATGAATTTGCCCTACACGtgggttagggtttggttttgtcgttgatgatataattttaatattatatatatatataatattagaaaattatttattaaaaaaatattatttaaaagtaatatatttttgaaaaaaaaaat is a window from the Dioscorea cayenensis subsp. rotundata cultivar TDr96_F1 chromosome 2, TDr96_F1_v2_PseudoChromosome.rev07_lg8_w22 25.fasta, whole genome shotgun sequence genome containing:
- the LOC120280830 gene encoding CDT1-like protein a, chloroplastic, which gives rise to MENDRTEQSTQTSIKFRCKKAHTGEAKKNDTGPTATKIMGIDENDKSEKTLVSQTPEKPEWRIKGKEIGYSSRMKHLSENFQSHDHIIEPTTTDYADDSTKGPAISEYSERYMCGERRSPVHEAVDIPEKCKTLADLFNGMVCSIRLLNLCKMATTFQNISTQVEILTKRKFLSNHLAQMKYLFPEAIQMEKVLVHEVSSLCMKQDLKITLLLHIVDCPSDPAKSAFAALSEAFNSKLKDFFNAQPEVADVPEAILPDPFDQRKDTTLINKLTERSATVPPLQSFGNVDSVSSTSFILSSFHKQFSGKVVIPETLKTQQLANPDSLDSIKPDDETAAFSRSPQKKDNITFVSTINSSHMICIPNQLTGSKFSEGTPTKSFINSDELRVETPALQTPKRALLTPNEKPVIEGGGFVTEAKVSGSVRRSLIYSPANTDGDVSYLVQSGEQDGRVKSFCEKTTAKRCLTDEVCDSEIKDQQMRQTGSEKRQETLACLPNLFNMIKLIFRSVNCSFITKKELIHKIITIDLEIEDSREVEEQLRLLEELVPDWISKKTETTGDFLYSINNSVNPDLVRARLLEAQ
- the LOC120278071 gene encoding uncharacterized protein LOC120278071, with amino-acid sequence MGMSEDLTCAGSAGLEDAQWLSSLSEPELDLLVCLKELVIKRAKHAGIKDLGERFDLRMLRVLGSILVEYLKERTQSMSELPNILTLLSHCGLANLDNKKIGSVACSEDNNLACATPRRKRMWEGLSDNQPSSSKKRKTAL